In the genome of Arachis hypogaea cultivar Tifrunner chromosome 9, arahy.Tifrunner.gnm2.J5K5, whole genome shotgun sequence, the window TGATCGGTGACGaatgtttttttttcttcgtCTCCCGGATGCATGAGAATTTGATTATAACTTGAGTAGGTATCCATGAAGCTAAGTACTGGGAAACCTGAGGTGTCATCTACTAGCCTGTCTATGTTGGGCAGAGGGTAACCgtctttggggcatgctttgtttaaGTCGATAAAGTCTACGCACATGCGCCACTTTTCCGAGCTTTTTCACACCATTATGACGTTTGCTAGCCATGCTGAAAATCGTAGTTCCCGGATAAACCCTGCCTCCAGGAGCTTTATTGTTTCTGCCTCGGCTGCCTTTCTCCTTTAGTCTCcaaagtttcttttcttttgtcgTATAAGTCGGGTATTGGGGTTGACTGCCAACCTATGGCAGATAAAATTGGGGTCGATACCAGGCATGTCCGCCGGTCTCCATGCAAAAAGGTCGGCGTTTGTCTTTAGTATTGTGATAAGGTCGTCCTTCTGTCCTGCAATGAATGTGGATCCTATGTTAGTGAATTGTTCTTCCTGACCTAATTGTACCTTTTCAAGGTCATCCGTTGGCGTGGGACGACTTTCGTCACTTCGAGGGTCCAGTTCGGCCAGAGTTGGTATATTTTTCGAGTTGTACACCGTGTGTATCCGAGGTGTTTCTTCCTTCTTGACTGCTTTGAGGCTTGCATTGTAGCATTGTCTTGCCTCCTTGTGGTCGACGTATACCATCCCTACTGCGTTATCCTACAAAGAAAATTTCACACAAAGATGAATTGTTgaaacaatggctccaaaggcgTTCAGTGATGGATGCCCTAGGATGATATTATAAAGGCTGGGGCAATCAACCACTAGGAATTGAATGTATAGTGTTTTATTGTTTGTAGATTCTCCAATTGTTGTTCTCAGCCAAATATACCCTGATACCGATACCTTTTCTCCAGAGAACCCTACCAATTCTCTGGCTGACGGTTGTAGTGCGTTGTCGCTGAAGTGCATCTTTTTGAAGGTTGAGTAGAACAAGACATCGGCACTGCTTCCTGGATCGAGCAGgaccttttttattattaactctCCCATGTGGACTGAGATGACAACAGGGTCGTCTAAGTTCGGGCAGGTTATTTTGAAATCGGCCACGCTGAAGTCGATGCGGGAGGTCGGAACCGACGTCTGTCGTATCGGACGAGATCCTTCCATCGTCATCATTGCTCGATAGCTTCTTTTCCTTACTGAAGTGGTATTTTTGCCGCCAGCGAAGCCTCCTGAAATGTAATTGATTATCCCCTTGGATGGGGGTGTTACGACTTCTTTTtgcttgttttctctttctactTCTCTTTCTGTGTCGTGTTGCTTTCTTGACGAGATATATTTATCTAAAAGTCCTTGTCTTGCCAACCTTTCAAGCAGATCTTTTGCCACCACACACTCGTCTGTTGTATGATCGAACTTTTGATGGAAAGCACAGTGTTTGCTTCGATCCACATACTTTTGATCTTGGTATGACCCTACTCTGATAGGTGGTTTGATCAGTTTGTTGTGCAGAATTTTCTTGATTATGTCCTCCctttttgtgttgaattttgtGTATGAGTCGAACTTCGGCGCTAGTTTGAATGGTTTTTGGGGGTCTTTACTTGTAGGTCAGTGTGgcctttcctcttcttttttggtTGGCCTTTTGCTTCTTCTGGCCACCCTGAGCTCTTCAATTTCAATTTGACCCTGGGCTTTTTCTCGAAACTCCTCCAGCATTTTCGGTTTTGCCATTGCTATTGCTTCCTGGAATTTTTCGGGACAGAGTCCGCTTTTGATGGCGTGTAGCTGCACTTCGTAGTTAAGATTGGGGATTTGCATAGCTACTTCTGTGAACCGCATCATGTACTCCTTTAAGCTTTCATGTTGTTCCTGTTTGATCGTGCCGAGATAGTTCGAGTCTCGCACGTAGATTTTGGATGCTGCAAAATGATTTATAAATAATTTGGCAAACTCTTCAAAGCTTGATATAGATCCTGCAGGTAAGTTAGAAAACCATAATAAAACAGCTCCATCTAAGAAGGTTGGAAAAGATAGGCACAAGATGGGATCGAAGTCACTATTGAGAAACATCCGTTGGCGTGGGACGACTGTCATCACTTCGAGGATCCAGTTCGACCAGAGTTggtatttttttctagttgtacaCCGTGTGTATCCGAGGTATTTCTTCCTTCTTGACTGCTTTGAGGCTTGCGTTGTAGCATTGTCTTGCCTCCTTGTGGTCGACATATATCGTCCCTACTGCGTTATCCTGCAAAGAAAATTTTACACAAAGATGAATTGTTgaaacaatggctccaaaggcgTTCAGTGATGGACGCCCTAGGATGATATTATAAGGGCTGGGGCAATCAACCACTAGGAATTGAATGTATAGTGTTTTATTGTTTGGAGATTCTCCAACTGTTGTTTTTAGCCAAATATACCCTGATACCGATACCTTTTCTCTAGACAACCCTACCAATTCTCCAGGTGACGATTGTAGTACGTTGTCGCTCAAGTGCATCTTTTTGAAGGTTGAGTAGAACAAGACATCGGCGCTGCTTCCTGGATCGAGCAGgaccttttttattattaactctCCCATGTGGACTGAGATGACAACAGGGTCGTCTAAGTTCGGGCAGGTTGTTTTGAAATCGGCCGCGCTGAAGTCGATGTGGGAGGTCGGAACCGACGTTTGTCATACCGGATGAGATCCTTCCATTGTCATCATTGCTCGGTAGCTTCTTTTCCTTGCTGAAGTGGTATTTTTGCCGCTAGCGAAGCCTCCTGAAATGTAATTGATTATCCCCTTGGATGGGGGTGTTACGACTTGTttttgcttgctttctctttcaaCTTCTCTTTCTGTGTCGTGTTGCTTTCTTGACGAGATATATTTGTCTAAAAGTCCTTGTCTCGCCAACCTTTCAAGCAGATCTTTTGCCACCACACACTCGTCTATTGTATGACCGAACTTTTGATGGAAAGCACAGTGCTTGCTTCGATCCACATACTTTTGATCTTGGTATGACCCTGCTCTGATAGGTGGTTTAATCAGTTTGTTGTGAAAAATTTCCTTGATTATGTCCTCCCTTTTTGTGTTCAATTTTGTGTACGAGTCGAACTTCGGCGCTAGTTTGAATGGTTTTCGGGGGTCTTTACTTGTAGGTCGGTGTGGcctttcctcttcttttctggtCGGCCTTTTGTTTCTTCTGGCCTCCCTGAGCTCTTCAATTTCAATTTGACCCTGGGCTTTTTCTCGGAACTCCTCCAGAATTTTCGATTTTGCCACTGCTATTGCTTCACGGAATTTTCCGGGACAGAGTTCGCTTTTGATGGCGTGTAGCTGCACTTCAGAGTTAAGATCGGGGATTTGCATAGCTGCTTCTGTGAACCGCATCATGTACTCCTTTAAGCTTTCATGTTGTTCCTATTTGATCGTGATGAGATAGTTCGAGTCTCGCACGTAGATTTTGGATGCtgcaaaataatttataaatagttTGGCAAACTCTTCAAAGCATGATATAGATCCTGCAGGTAAGTTAGAAAACCATAATAAAGCAGCTCCATCTAAGAAGGTTGGAAAAGATCGGCACAAGATGGGATCGAAGTCACTATTGAGAAACATCATTGATTCAAATTTTTCGAAGTCACTATTGGGACGACTGTCGTCACTTCGAGGGTCCAGTTCGGCCAGAGTTGGTATATTTTTTGAGTTGTACACCGTGTGTATCCGAGGTGTTTCTTCCTTCTTGACTACTTTGAGGCATGCATTGTAGCATTGTCTTGCCTCATTGTGGTCGATGTATATCGTCCCTACTGTGTTATCCTGCAAAGAAAATTTCACACAAAGATGAACTGTTgaaacaatggctccaaaggcaTTCAGTGATGGACGCCCTAGGATGATATTATAAGGGCTGGGGCAATCAACCACTAGGAATTGAATGTATAGTGTTTTATTGTTTGGAGATTCTCCAATTGTTGTTCTCAGCCAAATATACCTGATACCGATACCTTTTCTCCAGAGAACCCTACCAATTCTCTGGGTGACGATTGTAGTGCGTTGTCGCTGAAGTGCATCTTTTTGAAGGTTGAGTAGAACAAGACATCGACGCTGCTTCCTGGATCGAGCAGgaccttttttattattaactctCCCATGTGGACTGAGATGACAACAGGGTCGTCTAAGTTCGGGCAGGTTGTTTTGAAATCGGCCGCGCTGAAGTCGATGCGGGAGGTCGGAACCGACGTTTGTCGTACCGGACGAGATCCTTCCATCGTCATCATTGCTCGATAGCTTCTTTTCCTTGCTGAAGTGATATTTTCACCGCCAGCGAAGCCTCCTGAAATGTAATTGATTATCCCCTTGGATGGGGGTGTTACGACTTGTttttgcttgctttctctttctactTCTCTTTCTGTGTCGTGTTGCTTTCTTGATGAGATATATTTGTCTAAAAGTCCTTGTCTCGCCAACCTTTTCAAGCAGATCTTTTGCCACCACACACTCGTCTGTTGTATGACCGAACTTTTGATGGAAAGCACAGTGCTTGCTTCGATCCACATACTTTTGATCTTGGTATGACCCTGCTCTGATAGGTGGTTTGATCAGTTTGTTGTGTAGAATTTCCTTGATTATATCCTCCctttttgtgttgaattttgtGTGCGAGTCGAACTTCGGCGCTAGTTTGAATGGTTTCCGGGGGTCTTTACTTGTTGGCCGGTGTGgcctttcctcttcttttttggtCGACCTTTTGCTTCTTCTGGCCTCCCTGATCTCTTCAATTTCAATTTGACCCTGGGCTTTTTCTCGGAACTCCTCCAGCGTTTCCGATTTTGCCACTGCTGGCGTGTAACTGCACTTCGGGGTTAAGATCAGAGATTTGCATAGCTGCTTCTGTGAACCGCATCATGTACTCTTTTAAGCTTTCATATTGTTCCTGTTTGATCGTGCTGAGATAGTTCGAGTCTCGCACGTAGATTTTGGATGCTGCAAAATGATTTATAAATAATTTGGCAAACTCTTCAAAGCTTGATATAGATCCTGCAGGTAAGTTAGAAAACCATAATAAAGCAGCTCCATCTAAGAAGGTTGGAAAAGATCGGCACAAGATGGGATCGAAGTCACTATTGAGAAACATCATTGATTCAAATTTTGTAACATGGATTTTAGGATCTCCGATCCCCTTGTACAGTGTTAGGGTCATTGAAAGTgtaaaatttttagatattttaaagCTCATTATTTCTTCGGAAAAGGGATTAGTCCGTCGTCTTGCTTTTTTGGGGTTGGTTTCCACCGTCTTTGCGTTTGATTCTGATTGACGCTCCTCATGCTGATCGGTATTTGCTTTCTTGTTGGTCTTCTGCTCGTCATTGTTCTGCATTGCTGCCAACAGTTCGGCCATTCGCTGGTTTTCCGCGAGCAAGGCAGAATTTGCAGCTAATAGGTCAACGTTGGTCGGATTGGTCGAGAGAGTTACCAAATGGTCCGTCATGGTTCAGTTCctgaaaggaaagaaaatacaAGGCCAATGTGAAATTGTTAGCTCGGAAAAAACTAGAAGGTGAGGCTTTTTGCCCCACAGTGGGTGCCAAATGTTCGTGCAAGGATACTCGTCTCTGTGCTATACGTCGGACTCCAGGTGTTACTGAGGAGATGACCGGGTCTGCGACGAGGAGCACCTTGCTTGAACACGGACCGAGTGAGGTACCTGCAAAAAGAACTCCGATGTTCAAGTTAGTAAAGAATATTTTCAATATACTAGTACCAGAACGAAATACTAGTGTGAGTAGTCTAGATGCCTTTGGTGATTTTACAGTTGCCGTTTTATAGACTTTTTGGATTGAATCCGTTTAGTGATTTGTTGGAGTGAATCCTGGTTTGGGCCGAGATTTTTGGATGGTTATTGTTATCGTGTTTATCCGCTACCTACCTGCTTCTTTAACGTGCTAACGTGGCCGAGATATAGGATGTAGGTTCTGATTTTGTAGGATACAGTACACCACATATCCAAAATATTGACTcacttaatcaataaattaaaaaaaatgtgtgcTGTAAATAAAAGTTTTATATTATGcgcaaatttttttatattatatttacaagtttttttattttgtaaaaaaatttctATGCTAAAAAATGCAAATAACAAAAAACAGTGACATATAGACGTaccttttattaatttaattaaatttaattataaaaaaattgtacatgtaatattattgaatttttttatcttctttttgtacttacaaaatttttatgtaatttttacaGAAATCTATATATACAAATTAACAGTcagttatattaaattatttaatatttttatttgttattttgacGTTAAAAACATTTCATATAAATCGtcatttatcttattttattttattgtatccaACGCAATCCGTAATCATTATCTATGATCATATTCTTGATCATGGGATACTCTCAAAATTCTCAAATCTGAGTACGGTGATGTTTCTGTACAAGGATCTCGATTAAGTCAAGCGGTGGCATGTGTAATCCTATGAAACAATACACTTGGACTTCTACTTTCTTTCATCCTTTTTTATTCTAATCTTAAATCAAAGGTCGCTAAAGTGGACCTGATACACTTTgaagtataatattattattattattttgtgtgcCTAGCTACTTTCACTATATAGAATATACTATATAGTGTCAAAATAAAGTACTCAATCATAGATAATAATTAATCCTCCTTTATAAATACATGAGGTAGGAATCAAGGAAATCAAAACCTACATCATCGTTATTATCATGGCTTCTTACTCTGTATCATGTTTCTTCGGTGCAAGTGCGACTTCAAATCGCTGGCAAATAAAGCTCTCCCAACCTTAAGCCAAGATAAGATTGCAGTGCTTTAAGGACAATGGTAATTAATACATATATTCTTGTACTCGCTACTCAATCTATCAATCCTTAACAAGATGTGTTCATGAGTTGAAATTATTCATCCTTGATAAAAGCAAATTAATTCAAGGggaaaaaacaaattaaagattcAAGATCATGACTCGCAAACACAGCAAAacgattttatattatatattaatttatttctgttcttgttaacaaaaatttattattatcaacaaatgatatattttttcattttatgatACCATATCAAATATCAGagtttattttttacaaaaaaacatGTTTTATTTTGTGATTGTTTTGGCAGATAAGCCAGCAGACATTGTTGATGCAAATTTGAGTGTTTTGAGGGCAAgaattgaagaattgaagaaaaggGATGGTGGGTGGAACTATAACAAGCTGAATAATAATGAATACGAGGTTTCAAGGTATAAGAGAAATTCAAAAATAGTAACAGAATACGTAGAGATGTTGGGTATGGCATGTGGTGCAATTGGACTCGTCTTTCTCATTGGTTCTATTAGCATCTACCTTGTGTCCCTTCTTGTTTATATATCAAAATGAATCACTTAGCTTGTTTCTTCTTCTACCTACCAAACATCAAATATATCATGGATCATCTTTAATTTGTCTTTTTCTATCTACATGGATGTCTTTGTttcaaattgaaatttgaatgtgTATATATATCTAAGTGTTCTCCCTTCCCCGTGCATAAGTTGAAGAAACTAATAATACTCTCAAACAAGCGTGTTTCTCAGGCGGTGATGATCATCAATAACTgcaattctctaagatccaagaagaataaaatattattaaataataaaaaaaagtaatcatAGAGTCGAATTTCATTTTGATACATGATTCAAATGTCCGTGATATaaaaagattaaatattatttaaaaattattaatttactttgatatactttaatttttagttatttaatcaTTGGATTGGATTTTATGTTTATaagttttagaatatttttttattatgacttAATAAAAAATGATAAGTATCTTCTTAGTTATTGTAGTTATAGTATTCTGTGgttagaaatttgaatttttttatttcgtAGTAAAATCATGatgtagataaataaaattgaatggATTTTTCTCTTATTGTATTGAAAAAATTGGATAGAAGGTTGATGAGTTCTTccgatttaatttataaattatgatGTGTATAAGTGAGAttgaagaatttttttaaaaaaaattagtaaaaattataGTAAACCAACTCCCtctattcaattttaatttttttatttttatttttattttgttgtattttttattttatttaaatttttatcttttatttatcttatcaCATTTATTTtcacaatataaaataaaatattatttttacgaaATAATGGAGATCCGAGGTTAAATAATACTATAGAAATGCTTGCAACATTTGCTAGATTAATAATAAACTtcttgtcacaaaaaaaaaaaactaaaaacagaCAAAAATCATTGGATCCATGCCCTTGAGTTTAATTACAGATAAGTTTAAGAAATCAACTACCACCACGGCAGCATTTTTCATCtgaaacaatatttaaaaaaatattatctaagAATTAAAAAGAGTTGTCTTTGAgtaacatttttagatctaaaagtAATTTAATCAATATTGAAATAATTTTGTTGGCATTTATATATGTATGTTAGTAACTATGCATGTGAGTTCTACTAGCTGGCTAGTAAACTTGTTCTTCATAGCGTGGAGACTAAAGCTTTCATTAGAAAGTGGAAAAgccgaataaattatatattactttcaCATTGTCGTGACAAATAAATGAGATGTAATTACTAATAACACAAAGCCAACTGCTTCTCAAGAGTTTTTAATATTGACGTCATTTTATATCAAGATATAAATATCTACTTTCATCTTTAAGGGTCTTCTTCGCATGATGCAGTGTTGATGAGTTTCAACCTCAATAAAAACATATATATTGTTAACTAAATATAGaattttagcaagattttacTAAGATAGTttgaatattattaaaatattattagagtTGTTAGTAGTTGGGAGTTAAGTTAGTAATAGCTCGTAATTAGTAGATGAATATTTATGAAATTAGTTGAAAATATTTGTATAAATAGCATGACTTTTATATCATGTAAAACAACTTCAACACAACAACTTCATATATAATATTATCTCTTATTCTGCTCTCTTCTCGCAGAAATTCAACAAATATTGtccagaataataaaataaataaataaataaaagtaaatttgTTTATAGGAGAGAAAACAGACATCTTTAGAAATAGCGGACTGGAGTACCAAAATGGGaggtttattttttaaattatatatataaagaatgtTAGAGGCTTAtcacaaattattattttttgccatTATTTAACCATTAAAATTCAATTCATTTAGTTTAATAATTCAATAACACACTTTatcctatatttttaaatataaatgactaagtaatgataaaatataataaattttgataattttctaacatttatatatatatatatatatattacttttttataCACCTTTAGTACACATTTctttataatataaaaagaattCAATAAAAAAGTGTCCAaccattttaaaattaagttgcttcttcctcttctatcattattattaacatggtcatcatatatatatatataacttttttatacatttttaatACACATTTCTTTAGGTgtccaaatattttaaaattaagtattTAACTAAATTACAGCACACTTCTTTTTTGagagtatgtatatatatgctacaactgctttttttttctttctcctcctcttcttcattttcattaTCGTTTATTGATGTCGTCTTTTTCAatgacatcatcatcatctctgTCGTCGTCATCATTTTCTTCTCTTGTTTTTCTTCAAtacttgtttgatttttttcatcGTCTTCTATCATTATCATCACCATCATAGTTGTCATCTTCTTTAAgcaaataaaagcacaaaaaattttattcacaCCATAGAAATTTTGATGCATagtacaaaattttttaaaagaccaCATACTTAGAGTATTAACACTCAAccaataaaatacacccaacacAAAATTTTAGTAcacaatatataaattttttaaattttggtgcacaatacaaaattttttaaaagactaTATGTTTAAAAGATTGAcatttaacaaaagaaattttTGGCACACttaacataaatttttaaaaaaccacATGTTCGTGCAAGGATACTCGTCTCCGTGCTATACGTCGGACTCTAGGTGTTACTGAGGAGATGACCGGGTTTGCGACGAGGAGCACCTTGCTTGAACACGGACCGAGCGGGGTACCTACAAAAAGGACTCCGACGCTcaaattagtaaaaaatatttttcaatatacGAGTACCAGAACGAAATACTAGTGTGTAGTCTAGATGCCTTTGGTGATTTCAGCAGTTGCCATTTTATAGACTTTTTGGGTTGAATCCATTTAGTGATTTGTTGGAGTGAATCCCGGTTTGGGCTGAGATTCTTGGGTGGTTATTGTTATTGTGTTTATCCGCTGCCTACCTGCTTCTTTAACGTGGCCGAGGTATAGGGGGTAGGTTCTGATTTTGTAAGGTGCAgtacacagcccccaagcttaacTTGCCTGGGTTTTTATTTTTAGCAAGTTGAGCTTAAGTCGACCTATATCTCGGTCTTGGCAGCCCCCAAGATCAACGCTGCGTTTTGTTAGGTCTTGTGGTTTGCAAtctgtaatttttgaaaagatggtTTAATGATTAATTATTGGATTCAAAGGggtgtttttttcccttttttaggAAAACGTGTTGTAGTTATTTCACTTAATGACTGCATCTGAACCATTTTTGACCCCTGGTTCCTTAGCAGTTCGTCTTTTTACTTTTCCACTTAGTTAGTGGGTTGTAATAGGCTTTTACTGTTTCTTTCTCTTGGAAAATCTCAAAAAGTCACTCCTTTTTACTCAAATTTTGACCGAAAATGACTTCCAAAGGTTAGAATTTTCTTCTTCTCCGTCTTCTACTCTTTCTCTATATCTTGTCATAGTTTAGTCtgtaatggaaaagaaaaagttgaagaaaaagcAGAAAGTTGTTGAGGTTAAAAAAGATGATCTTTATTATTGGGTACATGACGATGTTAAGACCCGTGCTTCTTCGTACTGTAGTTTTGATTCTCTTCGAGAGCTTCGTGCCATGAAATTGACTAAGGATGATTCTAATGTTGCTATCGAACTTCTGCCCTGCTCGAGTGAGGATAGGGTTTGTGAGCGTAGGGGAGATTGGGGGTACTTCTATATGTATTCTCCTTGTTTATCTAAGTTGTATATTaggtttcctttttcttcttttgaatGCGACGTCTTGACTCAGCTGAATTGTGCCCCTTCCCAACTACACCCGAATTTGTGGGTGTTCCTGAAGGCGTACTAGTGTTTGATGGATTTTCTTGAATATTCTCcttctcttgggattttcttttctctgtttcaGTCCAAGGGAGTTCGAAAGGGTTTATGGGTTTGTTTGAGTAGCTTTTCCGGTCGTTCTATATTCCTTCTTTATAAgtcttcttttaaaaatttcaaattcctATTCGTCAAAGTCCGATTTGTAGAAACTGAATACCCTTTTTATCTTGATGATGAGTTGATGGAGAGGTATCCGCTTT includes:
- the LOC112709530 gene encoding uncharacterized protein, which encodes MTVVPRQRMFLNSDFDPILCLSFPTFLDGAVLLWFSNLPAGSISSFEEFAKLFINHFAASKIYVRDSNYLGTIKQEQHESLKEYMMRFTEVAMQIPNLNYEVQLHAIKSGLCPEKFQEAIAMAKPKMLEEFREKAQGQIEIEELRVARRSKRPTKKEEERPH
- the LOC112709532 gene encoding uncharacterized protein, whose amino-acid sequence is MRFTEAAMQIPDLNSEVQLHAIKSELCPGKFREAIAVAKSKILEEFREKAQGQIEIEELREARRNKRPTRKEEERPHRPTSKDPRKPFKLAPKFDSYTKLNTKREDIIKEIFHNKLIKPPIRAGSYQDQKYVDRSKHCAFHQKFGHTIDECVVAKDLLERLARQGLLDKYISSRKQHDTEREVERESKQKQVVTPPSKGIINYISGGFASGKNTTSARKRSYRAMMTMEGSHPDNAVGTIYVDHKEARQCYNASLKAVKKEEIPRIHTVYN